The following proteins are co-located in the Flectobacillus major DSM 103 genome:
- the dnaA gene encoding chromosomal replication initiator protein DnaA yields MQTETRQVWAKCLEIIRHEVNEQSFKTWFEPIVPLKVVSNTLTIQVPSQFFYEWLEENYVHALRKAIDYTLGRNGMLEYSIIVDKGDRKNPPIALNVPNQKSTTPPPVQRRPEPNLYESPFQLKDLDSLELDSYLNAHYIFDNFVEGDCNRLGRSAGMAVAQRPGVTSFNPLMIYGGVGLGKTHLIQAIGNYIKDTQANKFVLYVSSEKFVNQFINAIRNNTLQAFTNFYMQIDVLILDDVQFLAGKEKTQESFFHIFNHLHQSGKQIIMSSDRPPRDLAGMQDRLLSRFKWGLTADLQQPDFETRIAIIQKKLQADGIYIKDEVIEYLAHSIDTNVREMEGVIVSLMAHASLNRREIDMELARATLKNIVVDNEKEITVDNILDAITSHFDVTLADLKGKSRKKETVFPRQVAMYLMKEFTSLPLKSIGYHFGGRDHSTVIHAVQNISVLIESDKEVEKTIQKLYKHFNRVRVRS; encoded by the coding sequence ATGCAAACCGAAACAAGGCAAGTGTGGGCTAAGTGCCTCGAAATAATACGCCATGAAGTAAACGAGCAAAGCTTCAAGACGTGGTTCGAACCCATAGTTCCTCTTAAAGTAGTAAGTAACACATTAACGATTCAAGTTCCTAGCCAGTTTTTTTATGAGTGGCTAGAGGAGAACTATGTGCATGCCCTTCGCAAAGCTATTGATTATACGCTTGGCCGAAATGGTATGCTAGAATATTCTATTATTGTAGACAAAGGAGACCGTAAAAATCCTCCTATTGCCTTGAATGTTCCTAATCAAAAATCTACTACACCGCCACCTGTACAAAGACGACCAGAACCTAACCTGTACGAAAGCCCATTTCAGTTAAAGGACTTGGATTCACTGGAGTTAGATTCGTATCTGAATGCACATTATATATTTGATAATTTTGTGGAGGGCGATTGTAACCGTCTAGGGCGGTCGGCTGGTATGGCTGTAGCACAGCGTCCGGGGGTAACGTCATTTAACCCTCTGATGATTTATGGAGGGGTTGGTTTAGGAAAAACGCATTTGATTCAGGCGATTGGTAACTATATCAAGGATACGCAAGCCAATAAGTTTGTTTTGTATGTATCGTCCGAAAAGTTTGTGAATCAGTTTATCAATGCCATTCGGAACAATACCTTGCAGGCATTTACCAATTTCTATATGCAAATAGACGTATTGATTTTGGATGATGTGCAGTTTTTGGCAGGAAAAGAAAAAACCCAAGAATCATTCTTTCATATTTTCAACCACTTGCATCAGTCGGGAAAACAGATTATTATGTCGTCCGACCGCCCGCCTCGTGATTTGGCAGGTATGCAAGACCGTTTGCTGTCACGTTTCAAGTGGGGCCTTACGGCAGATTTGCAACAGCCTGATTTTGAGACACGTATTGCAATTATTCAGAAAAAATTACAGGCCGATGGTATTTATATCAAAGATGAAGTTATAGAATATTTGGCTCATAGTATAGATACAAACGTCCGTGAAATGGAAGGTGTGATTGTATCGTTGATGGCACATGCATCGCTTAACCGCCGTGAAATAGATATGGAATTGGCAAGGGCTACCCTCAAAAATATTGTGGTCGACAATGAAAAGGAAATTACCGTTGACAACATCCTCGATGCTATTACAAGTCATTTTGATGTTACTTTAGCAGATTTGAAGGGAAAAAGTAGAAAGAAAGAAACTGTATTTCCAAGGCAAGTAGCGATGTATTTGATGAAGGAATTTACAAGTTTGCCGCTCAAGTCTATTGGGTATCATTTTGGTGGTCGTGACCACAGTACGGTAATCCATGCGGTACAAAATATTAGTGTATTGATAGAGTCGGATAAAGAAGTAGAGAAAACTATACAGAAGTTATATAAACATTTTAACAGAGTACGAGTAAGGTCATAA
- the pheS gene encoding phenylalanine--tRNA ligase subunit alpha: protein MQEKIQEIHQQVADYQIDNKEQLEAFRIAYVGRKSVIGELFDGLKNVPAEQRREVGQQLNTLKDFAQNKFNEFQALVEAASESAVSVEFDLTLPIIPQENGTLHPLSVVRARIIEIFEKMGFNVSDGPEIETDFYNFTALNFAENHPAREMQDTFFIEKKGGNVADDVLLRTHTSNVQIRLMQDKKPPLRSIMPGRVYRNEAISARAHCLFHQVEGLYIDKNVGFKDLKDTLYHFAKEMFGKDTKVRYRPSYFPFTEPSAEIDITCLICKGKGCNVCKYSGWVEIAGSGMVDPNVLENCGIDSKEYTGFAFGMGIERITMLKYQIKDLRLFTENDVRFLRQFEGI from the coding sequence ATGCAAGAGAAAATTCAAGAAATTCATCAGCAAGTAGCTGATTATCAAATCGACAATAAGGAACAGCTTGAGGCTTTTCGTATTGCTTATGTTGGTCGTAAAAGTGTTATTGGCGAGTTGTTTGATGGCTTGAAAAATGTTCCAGCCGAGCAACGTCGTGAGGTAGGACAGCAGCTGAATACCTTAAAGGATTTTGCACAAAATAAATTCAATGAATTTCAGGCATTGGTCGAAGCTGCTTCTGAAAGTGCAGTAAGTGTTGAGTTTGATTTGACATTGCCTATTATTCCGCAAGAAAATGGAACATTGCATCCGTTGAGCGTAGTACGAGCAAGAATCATTGAGATTTTTGAGAAAATGGGCTTCAATGTGTCGGATGGCCCCGAAATCGAAACCGATTTTTATAACTTTACTGCCTTGAATTTTGCTGAAAATCACCCAGCAAGAGAAATGCAGGATACCTTTTTTATCGAGAAAAAAGGCGGAAATGTTGCCGACGATGTATTGTTGAGAACTCATACTTCAAATGTACAGATTCGTTTGATGCAAGATAAAAAACCGCCTTTGCGTTCGATTATGCCAGGGCGTGTATACCGCAACGAAGCTATTTCGGCCAGAGCCCACTGCCTTTTTCATCAGGTAGAAGGCTTGTATATCGACAAAAATGTAGGTTTCAAAGACCTGAAAGATACCTTATATCACTTTGCCAAAGAAATGTTTGGTAAAGATACCAAAGTGCGTTATCGCCCTTCGTATTTCCCTTTTACCGAACCTTCTGCCGAAATCGACATTACTTGTTTGATTTGTAAAGGAAAAGGCTGTAATGTTTGTAAATATTCGGGCTGGGTAGAGATTGCTGGTTCGGGTATGGTAGACCCTAATGTTTTGGAAAATTGCGGTATAGATTCAAAAGAATATACAGGATTTGCCTTTGGTATGGGTATTGAACGTATTACGATGCTAAAATACCAAATCAAAGATTTAAGATTATTTACCGAAAATGATGTTCGTTTCCTTCGTCAATTTGAAGGAATCTAA
- a CDS encoding glycosyltransferase family 117 protein, whose amino-acid sequence MNNFKKINDLVGWVVFVISLIIFSATVERTASFWDCGEFIACAYKLQVPHPPGAPLFLLLGRLFSMLAGSDNTQVAYWVNMMSVVSSALTILFMHWTIVLIGRKVLNKKFDELTFGEAITLLGAGVIGSLAYAFTDTFWFSAVEAEVYAMSSFFTALVVWAAFKWEIIEDEATANRWLILIAYFVGLSIGVHLLNLVTVPALALLYYFKKYPKPTYVGGFAALLIGLVILGVINSGIIPGIPSIAFSFELGFVNGLGLPYGSGVVVFLVLFVGALVGGIIYSHKKEKVGLNISLLALSFVLVGYLSYDLALVRSTYNTPINENDPSNILNFLKYLRREQYGERSLLFGPIFTAEVESVDQGAPVYKMQDGKYVVYDHKQKVSYAKDGQMLFPRIYSNAPQHVELYKEMLGLAEGQKPTFGDNLRFLFTHQMGHMYMRYLLWNFVGRESDIQDAGVIDYTRKGELPELLAHNKARNNYFYLPLILGLLGFFLLYRKNEKDFLVTILMFLLTGLALVVFLNSPPTEPRERDYIYVGSFYFFAIWIGLGVMQLAEWLLKFLKNTTSSGIAATALSAIVPVILIQQNWDDHDRNHRYHQIDFAKNMLNSCAPNAILFTGGDNDTFPLWYVQEVEGFRTDVRVCNLSLLGTDWYIDQMKRKTYESQALPISLSKDRFMEGINDQILFYENPNVKSGINLLEYMKLVKDDNAAIKVPLQDGTMINTMPSETVFLPINVEEVKKSGIVSKELEPFLTDQISWNVGKSGIMKPELIQLDIIAQNALNGWKRPIYFATTLAGGSYLNMKEFMQLEGYAYRLMPFKIPGAKDGFVNTDLMYKNMTTKMFWRDLDNPKTYYHSDFYLEVPVVTARLSFLRLVDQLVREGKLAKAKAALDYEMKVLPDKTIPYDQLSANYVALYLAAGDKKTALQIADTMMNRNDKALNYYFEDRRASDTREIQSALYEMQIIVNGLKEAKLPEAVKYEQMFNRQLQKASS is encoded by the coding sequence ATGAACAACTTTAAAAAAATTAATGACCTTGTAGGTTGGGTCGTTTTTGTCATTTCATTAATTATCTTTTCCGCTACTGTCGAACGAACCGCCTCTTTCTGGGATTGTGGCGAGTTTATAGCTTGTGCTTATAAACTTCAAGTACCTCACCCTCCAGGTGCCCCCCTTTTCTTGTTGCTAGGACGTTTGTTTTCGATGTTGGCTGGTTCAGACAATACACAAGTAGCCTATTGGGTCAACATGATGTCTGTTGTTTCGAGTGCTCTAACAATTTTATTTATGCACTGGACAATTGTCCTGATTGGTCGGAAAGTATTAAATAAGAAATTTGATGAACTTACTTTTGGCGAAGCTATTACGCTGTTAGGTGCTGGTGTGATTGGTTCTCTTGCTTATGCTTTTACCGATACATTTTGGTTTTCGGCTGTCGAAGCAGAAGTATATGCTATGTCTTCATTTTTTACGGCATTGGTAGTATGGGCTGCTTTTAAGTGGGAAATTATCGAAGACGAAGCCACAGCCAACCGTTGGTTGATTTTGATTGCTTATTTTGTAGGTTTATCAATTGGCGTTCACTTATTGAACTTGGTAACTGTGCCAGCTTTGGCTTTATTATATTATTTCAAAAAATATCCAAAACCTACTTATGTGGGTGGTTTTGCGGCCTTGTTGATAGGTTTGGTAATATTGGGTGTTATCAACTCAGGTATTATTCCGGGTATTCCATCAATTGCCTTTAGCTTTGAATTAGGCTTTGTTAATGGCTTGGGCTTACCTTATGGCTCGGGTGTAGTTGTATTTTTGGTACTTTTTGTAGGGGCTTTAGTAGGTGGTATTATTTATTCACACAAAAAAGAAAAAGTGGGTTTAAATATCTCATTATTAGCCTTGTCGTTTGTTTTGGTAGGGTATTTGTCTTATGACTTAGCGTTGGTTCGTTCTACTTATAATACGCCTATCAACGAAAACGACCCAAGTAATATCCTTAACTTCCTGAAATACCTTCGTCGTGAACAGTATGGTGAGCGTTCGTTGTTGTTTGGCCCTATTTTTACGGCCGAAGTAGAAAGCGTTGACCAAGGTGCTCCTGTGTACAAAATGCAAGATGGCAAATACGTTGTGTATGACCACAAGCAAAAAGTAAGCTATGCCAAAGATGGCCAAATGTTATTTCCTCGTATTTATTCAAATGCACCACAGCACGTAGAATTGTATAAGGAAATGTTGGGCTTGGCAGAAGGACAAAAACCGACTTTTGGCGACAACCTTCGATTCTTGTTTACCCACCAAATGGGGCACATGTATATGCGTTATTTGCTCTGGAACTTTGTTGGCCGTGAAAGCGACATTCAGGATGCTGGAGTAATAGATTATACCCGTAAGGGCGAGTTGCCAGAGTTGCTTGCTCATAACAAAGCTCGTAACAATTATTTCTATTTACCATTAATACTGGGTTTGTTAGGTTTCTTCTTGTTGTATCGCAAAAATGAGAAAGATTTCTTAGTAACCATTCTGATGTTCTTACTGACGGGTTTAGCTTTGGTTGTTTTCTTGAACTCGCCACCAACAGAACCACGTGAACGTGACTATATTTATGTTGGTTCGTTCTATTTCTTTGCTATTTGGATAGGTTTAGGCGTAATGCAATTGGCCGAATGGTTGTTGAAATTCTTGAAAAATACCACTTCTAGCGGTATTGCTGCTACAGCTCTTTCGGCAATAGTACCTGTTATTTTGATTCAGCAAAACTGGGATGACCACGACCGTAACCACCGTTATCATCAGATTGATTTTGCCAAAAATATGCTTAACTCGTGTGCTCCAAATGCGATTTTATTCACAGGTGGCGACAACGATACCTTCCCACTTTGGTATGTACAAGAAGTAGAAGGTTTCCGTACCGATGTACGTGTTTGTAACTTGTCGTTATTGGGTACAGATTGGTATATCGACCAAATGAAACGTAAAACCTATGAATCGCAGGCATTGCCTATTTCATTGTCTAAAGACCGTTTTATGGAAGGTATCAACGACCAGATTTTATTCTACGAAAACCCTAACGTAAAATCGGGTATTAATTTGTTGGAATACATGAAGCTCGTAAAAGATGACAACGCTGCTATTAAAGTACCTTTGCAAGATGGTACAATGATTAATACAATGCCATCGGAAACGGTATTCTTGCCAATCAATGTAGAGGAAGTGAAAAAATCGGGTATTGTTTCAAAAGAACTAGAACCATTCTTGACAGATCAGATTAGTTGGAATGTAGGTAAAAGTGGTATTATGAAGCCAGAGTTGATTCAGCTTGATATTATTGCTCAAAACGCGTTGAATGGCTGGAAAAGACCGATTTACTTTGCTACAACACTTGCAGGAGGTAGTTATTTGAATATGAAGGAGTTTATGCAGTTAGAAGGGTACGCTTATAGATTGATGCCTTTCAAAATACCAGGAGCAAAAGATGGTTTTGTAAATACAGATTTGATGTATAAAAACATGACTACCAAAATGTTCTGGAGAGACTTAGACAATCCTAAAACGTATTATCACTCAGACTTCTATTTGGAAGTACCTGTAGTAACAGCTCGTTTGAGTTTCTTGCGGTTGGTTGACCAGTTGGTAAGAGAAGGTAAGCTTGCTAAAGCAAAAGCTGCATTGGATTATGAAATGAAGGTATTGCCAGATAAAACAATTCCTTACGACCAGTTGAGTGCCAATTATGTAGCATTATATTTGGCTGCAGGTGATAAGAAAACGGCTCTGCAAATAGCCGATACAATGATGAATCGTAACGATAAAGCCTTGAATTATTATTTTGAAGACCGCCGTGCTAGCGATACCCGTGAAATTCAAAGTGCTTTGTACGAAATGCAGATTATCGTAAATGGCTTGAAAGAGGCAAAATTACCTGAGGCTGTCAAATACGAACAAATGTTTAATCGTCAATTGCAGAAAGCTAGCTCGTAA
- the dnaJ gene encoding molecular chaperone DnaJ codes for MMAKRDYYEVLGVSKGATEEEIKKAYRKLAIKYHPDKNPGDKQAEENFKEAAEAYEVLSNQQKRQQYDRFGHAGMGGAAGGGFNGGAGMNMEDIFSQFGDIFGDGSPFGGMFGGGGGGGRRTRKGSDLRIKLKLNLDEVANGVEKKIKVKRHVTCKACSGNGAKNGTELQTCQTCGGAGQVRRVQQTMLGQMVTSSTCPTCNGEGKMIKTRCEVCFGEGRVLEEEIIPIRIPAGVAEGMQLSMNGKGNVPPRGGVAGDLLIVIEEEAHEILHRDGNNIIYELYLNFADAALGTSVEVPTIGGKARITIEAGTQAGKILRLKGKGIKELNGYGTGDQLIHVNIWTPKTLSREESDMLEKMRNSPNFAPKPSKSDKSFFEKMKDFFN; via the coding sequence ATCATGGCAAAAAGAGATTATTATGAGGTGTTGGGGGTAAGCAAGGGAGCAACCGAGGAAGAAATCAAAAAAGCATATCGCAAACTTGCAATTAAATATCACCCCGATAAAAACCCTGGCGACAAACAAGCCGAGGAGAATTTTAAAGAGGCCGCAGAAGCTTACGAGGTACTTTCTAATCAGCAAAAGCGTCAGCAATACGACCGCTTTGGTCATGCTGGTATGGGTGGGGCTGCTGGAGGTGGCTTCAATGGCGGTGCAGGTATGAATATGGAAGACATATTTAGCCAGTTTGGTGATATATTTGGCGATGGAAGTCCTTTTGGCGGTATGTTTGGTGGCGGCGGCGGTGGCGGTCGTCGTACAAGAAAAGGCTCGGATTTGCGTATCAAATTAAAGCTCAACCTAGACGAAGTAGCCAACGGTGTCGAGAAAAAAATCAAAGTAAAACGCCATGTAACCTGTAAGGCTTGTAGTGGAAACGGTGCCAAAAATGGTACTGAATTACAAACTTGCCAAACTTGTGGCGGTGCTGGCCAAGTTCGTCGTGTTCAACAAACTATGCTAGGCCAAATGGTAACAAGCTCAACTTGTCCTACTTGTAATGGTGAAGGCAAAATGATTAAAACTCGTTGTGAAGTTTGTTTTGGCGAAGGACGTGTCTTGGAAGAAGAAATTATTCCAATCCGTATTCCTGCTGGTGTAGCCGAAGGTATGCAACTTTCTATGAATGGCAAAGGTAATGTTCCGCCAAGAGGTGGCGTTGCTGGCGATTTATTGATTGTAATTGAAGAAGAAGCTCATGAGATATTGCACCGTGATGGCAATAATATCATTTATGAGTTATACCTCAATTTTGCAGATGCAGCCCTTGGTACAAGCGTAGAAGTACCTACAATTGGTGGAAAAGCCCGTATTACCATTGAGGCAGGTACACAGGCTGGTAAAATATTGCGTTTGAAGGGAAAAGGTATTAAAGAACTCAATGGCTATGGTACTGGCGACCAATTAATTCATGTGAATATTTGGACACCTAAAACCCTGAGCCGTGAAGAGTCGGATATGTTAGAGAAAATGAGAAACTCACCTAACTTTGCCCCAAAACCAAGTAAAAGTGACAAATCATTTTTTGAAAAAATGAAAGATTTTTTTAATTAA
- a CDS encoding nucleotide exchange factor GrpE yields the protein MENKEELQAEEQILQQETDNQTVQAEELISEVENKEASQIETLTNELAELKDKYLRLYSDFDNFRKRTAKEKLDMIQSASAGIITDILPVVDDIERAVANAQEGEISEGVTLIFNKLQHTLSSKGLKPMNAKGEVFNPDLHEAITQFPAPSEDDKGKVFDVVEKGYYLNEKVIRFAKVVVAN from the coding sequence ATGGAAAATAAAGAGGAATTACAGGCAGAAGAACAAATTTTACAACAAGAGACTGACAATCAGACAGTCCAAGCAGAAGAGCTTATCAGCGAAGTAGAAAATAAAGAAGCTAGTCAGATTGAAACATTAACCAACGAGCTAGCAGAATTGAAAGATAAATATTTACGTCTTTATTCGGATTTCGACAATTTCCGTAAAAGAACAGCGAAAGAAAAACTCGATATGATTCAATCGGCATCGGCAGGTATCATTACTGATATTCTTCCTGTTGTTGACGATATTGAGCGTGCCGTTGCCAATGCACAAGAAGGTGAGATTTCGGAAGGTGTTACCTTGATTTTCAACAAATTGCAACATACGCTTTCGAGCAAGGGCTTGAAACCGATGAATGCCAAAGGCGAGGTTTTCAATCCAGATTTGCACGAAGCCATTACGCAGTTCCCTGCTCCGAGTGAAGACGACAAAGGTAAAGTGTTTGATGTAGTAGAAAAAGGGTATTACCTAAACGAAAAAGTAATTCGTTTTGCAAAAGTCGTAGTTGCTAATTAA